One genomic region from Balneola sp. encodes:
- a CDS encoding cystathionine beta-synthase, producing MYHNSILEAVGNTPLIKLNHVNGNSEGTLLAKVEYFNPGHSIKDRIAIKMIDDAEEKGLLKPGGTIIEGTSGNTGMGLALVAVTRGYKCIFTTTDKQSKSKVDLLKALGAEVIVCPTNVEADHPDSYYSVAKRLSNEIENSYYPNQYDNKSNLVAHYETTGPEIWEQTEGKVTHYVAGMGTGGTISGVGKYLKEKNPDIKVIGIDSFGSVYKKYFETGEFDKNEIKPYMTEGIGEDIIPGTIDFDYVDDVIQVNDKDSALVTRRLAQEEGLLIGWSCGAATKGALDYIKENPLGKDDIMVIIMPDSGTRYIQKVYNDEWMKEQGFLD from the coding sequence ATGTATCATAATTCCATTCTGGAAGCGGTTGGGAATACACCGCTCATCAAGCTGAATCACGTTAATGGCAACTCAGAGGGTACACTTCTTGCTAAAGTAGAATATTTCAATCCCGGTCATAGTATCAAAGACCGCATTGCTATTAAAATGATTGATGATGCCGAAGAGAAAGGACTTTTAAAGCCCGGCGGAACTATAATTGAAGGAACATCCGGAAATACAGGGATGGGACTGGCACTGGTTGCAGTAACACGTGGGTACAAGTGTATTTTCACAACAACTGATAAGCAGAGTAAATCGAAAGTGGATTTACTAAAAGCTTTAGGTGCTGAAGTTATAGTATGCCCAACCAATGTTGAAGCTGATCACCCTGACAGTTATTACTCTGTTGCCAAAAGGTTGAGTAATGAAATAGAGAATTCCTACTATCCGAATCAGTACGATAACAAGAGTAACCTGGTGGCTCATTATGAAACAACGGGACCTGAAATTTGGGAACAAACGGAAGGGAAAGTCACACATTATGTAGCCGGAATGGGAACCGGAGGTACTATATCTGGAGTAGGTAAATATCTGAAAGAAAAGAATCCTGATATTAAAGTCATTGGCATAGATAGCTTCGGTTCGGTTTACAAAAAGTACTTTGAGACGGGTGAATTCGACAAGAATGAAATTAAGCCTTATATGACCGAAGGTATTGGAGAAGACATTATTCCGGGTACCATTGATTTTGACTATGTGGATGACGTCATCCAGGTGAATGATAAAGATTCTGCTTTAGTGACCCGCCGGCTTGCTCAAGAGGAAGGATTATTGATCGGTTGGTCTTGCGGCGCGGCAACCAAAGGTGCTTTAGATTACATAAAGGAGAATCCTTTAGGAAAGGATGACATAATGGTTATTATAATGCCAGACAGTGGAACCCGCTATATTCAAAAGGTTTATAATGATGAATGGATGAAAGAACAGGGTTTTCTGGATTAA
- a CDS encoding DUF4290 domain-containing protein, with protein MFIDQQKPKDFDCGYNLDLMIAALPRIEDTKERVSYAKRVVGLIKQSHPTWVDKDGKSEAAWNHFFHLAEYDPTEHGIYNPYATGDDDDAE; from the coding sequence ATGTTTATAGACCAGCAGAAGCCTAAAGATTTTGACTGTGGCTACAATCTCGACTTAATGATTGCAGCTCTTCCACGAATAGAAGACACTAAAGAACGTGTTTCTTATGCCAAACGAGTTGTCGGTCTTATAAAACAAAGCCATCCTACCTGGGTAGATAAAGACGGCAAAAGCGAAGCTGCATGGAACCACTTCTTCCATCTTGCTGAGTACGACCCTACCGAACACGGTATTTACAATCCGTATGCTACTGGCGATGATGACGACGCTGAGTAA
- a CDS encoding isochorismate synthase, translated as MCFKNPGLNDVKECFRQQVSKLDLSEAINHISTHPEQYKYLSFSIQIPTVDALAVLEQYGKNDTFQYYWEKPVDQFAIAAAGSIKRIQTTGSDRFRNASSNGKELLRQVYHISNLKHHLASVHLLGGFSFFDHNVGKEWREFGAGSFNLPEWVLVKDGKFTILTLTKEIDPSATHEEIYRSYVTTLDNLDRICDAGSYKVDEKKPLNTKVKSPGVDSEAYTNWVHSVETATDLIKAEEFKKIVLARELNVQLQEPVSDTRLLNHLRNQYPDCYSFLISQDGSSSFIGSTPERLASFHDREVLTEGLAGSISRGKTASEDAVLEHELLHSQKDLSEHAFVLDAIEENLERYSDVVDHPLSPGVKKLSNVQHLYTPVHARIKKGVSRTEVLSKLHPTPAVGGYPREAAMPYISKLEHFDRGWYAAPIGWINANGEGEFVVAIRSGLIKSNEVRFFAGCGIVEDSNPQKEWDETNLKFIPMLTALEHARK; from the coding sequence ATGTGCTTTAAGAATCCCGGTTTAAATGATGTCAAAGAGTGCTTCAGGCAACAAGTGTCTAAATTAGACCTTTCTGAGGCCATTAATCATATCTCTACGCATCCGGAACAATACAAGTATCTCTCCTTCTCTATTCAAATACCCACTGTTGATGCTCTTGCCGTTTTAGAGCAATATGGTAAAAACGACACATTCCAATATTACTGGGAAAAGCCTGTAGATCAGTTCGCAATAGCAGCGGCAGGCTCGATTAAACGAATTCAAACTACCGGATCAGATCGTTTCAGAAATGCTTCAAGCAATGGAAAAGAGCTGCTACGTCAAGTTTACCATATTTCTAACCTCAAACATCATTTGGCTTCTGTCCATCTTTTGGGTGGATTTTCCTTCTTTGACCACAACGTGGGCAAAGAGTGGCGTGAATTTGGAGCCGGCTCATTCAATTTACCGGAATGGGTGTTAGTTAAAGATGGAAAGTTTACAATATTGACACTCACTAAAGAAATCGATCCATCTGCCACACACGAAGAAATTTATCGTTCTTACGTAACTACCCTCGATAATCTTGACAGAATATGTGATGCCGGTTCCTATAAAGTCGATGAAAAGAAACCCCTCAATACTAAAGTGAAATCACCCGGAGTTGATTCTGAAGCATACACGAACTGGGTACATTCAGTAGAAACAGCTACCGATCTCATTAAGGCAGAAGAGTTTAAAAAAATTGTATTAGCCCGAGAGCTCAATGTTCAGCTTCAGGAACCGGTTTCAGATACCCGACTTCTTAACCACCTTCGCAACCAGTATCCTGACTGTTATTCTTTTTTAATTAGTCAGGATGGATCTTCTAGCTTTATTGGAAGCACGCCCGAACGTCTCGCTTCTTTCCATGACCGTGAAGTTTTGACGGAGGGATTAGCAGGCAGTATTTCACGAGGAAAAACAGCTTCTGAAGATGCGGTGCTTGAACATGAGCTTTTGCATAGCCAAAAAGACTTGAGTGAACACGCTTTTGTTTTAGACGCTATCGAAGAAAACTTAGAACGCTATTCTGATGTAGTTGATCATCCGCTTTCACCTGGAGTAAAGAAACTATCTAATGTTCAGCATCTCTATACTCCTGTACATGCGCGTATTAAAAAGGGTGTTTCCAGGACCGAAGTACTATCAAAACTTCACCCTACTCCTGCTGTGGGCGGGTATCCGCGGGAAGCAGCCATGCCATACATCAGTAAGCTCGAACACTTTGACCGGGGCTGGTACGCAGCTCCAATTGGCTGGATTAATGCCAACGGTGAAGGGGAATTTGTGGTAGCTATACGAAGTGGATTAATTAAATCTAATGAGGTGAGATTTTTCGCAGGATGTGGTATTGTTGAGGACTCAAACCCTCAAAAAGAATGGGATGAAACAAATTTAAAATTCATCCCGATGTTAACCGCGTTGGAACATGCAAGAAAATGA
- a CDS encoding 2-succinyl-5-enolpyruvyl-6-hydroxy-3-cyclohexene-1-carboxylic-acid synthase, with the protein MQENEPQNAAFNWSTVFVRALFEEGIKHVVISPGSRSTALTLAFSAHSGFKKHIAIDERSAAFMAIGIAKASGNPAVLVCTSGTALSNYFPAVIEASQSGVPLIILSADRPPYYRGVNASQTIDQFKIFGNYPVFFHEVGEPDTHERSQKRLKLAASQAVQISIEKAGVSHLNFAFSKPFEPDQDYLKQVEFENEKQSRRPSPKYSIENGKMKLGETFWSDIISAEKPLIVVGPVSTSDQLEFITPLARILEAPILAEPGSMVPTSRHTIQGFDGFLRNQDNWEELDADLILRFGQQPVSKAVNQYLDKLDDVMQISFMNESHWTDGSLSSQKQIILKGPLNIPDVTGGADKGWLKKWKKTEKDFKTFREEQLHPSAPITDGYVFSKIMNSIPKKTFTMLSNSFPVRDMSLFGEFDGKEIYVNRGAAGIDGITSTAIGLSVSSDKAGVLFVGDIAFLHDSNALLMAKEVNHPLVIIVLNNGGGTIFRMLPVHQIKDKYTTYFETPQRVKVAALCRAHSIDHTLVSRPEQIIATFEKLIQKNGVHVMECMTGADESMQERHSLWNFKMNSD; encoded by the coding sequence ATGCAAGAAAATGAACCACAGAATGCTGCATTTAACTGGAGTACGGTTTTTGTACGGGCTCTATTTGAAGAAGGCATCAAACATGTAGTAATCTCACCGGGCTCCCGCTCAACCGCTTTAACCTTGGCTTTTTCTGCCCACTCGGGTTTCAAGAAGCATATTGCCATTGACGAACGCTCAGCTGCTTTTATGGCTATAGGTATTGCCAAAGCTTCCGGAAACCCAGCGGTGCTGGTTTGTACTTCAGGAACAGCATTATCAAATTATTTTCCCGCTGTAATTGAAGCATCACAATCTGGAGTACCTCTCATTATATTAAGTGCTGACCGACCTCCTTACTATCGTGGAGTTAACGCTTCACAGACTATTGATCAGTTTAAGATTTTTGGTAATTACCCGGTGTTTTTTCACGAAGTTGGAGAACCTGACACTCATGAAAGAAGCCAAAAGCGGCTAAAACTAGCGGCATCTCAGGCCGTTCAAATATCGATTGAGAAAGCAGGAGTTTCACATCTAAATTTCGCTTTCTCGAAGCCATTTGAGCCTGACCAGGACTATCTGAAGCAAGTAGAGTTTGAGAACGAAAAACAATCCAGGAGGCCTTCTCCCAAATACTCGATCGAAAACGGGAAAATGAAGCTCGGGGAAACTTTCTGGTCGGATATTATTTCAGCTGAAAAGCCATTAATTGTTGTCGGCCCTGTTTCGACTTCTGATCAGCTCGAATTTATTACTCCCCTTGCCCGGATTCTAGAAGCTCCTATTTTAGCCGAACCCGGATCTATGGTTCCCACATCCCGACATACTATTCAAGGGTTTGATGGTTTTTTAAGAAATCAGGATAACTGGGAAGAACTTGACGCTGATCTGATATTAAGATTTGGGCAGCAGCCCGTAAGTAAAGCCGTCAACCAGTATTTGGATAAGCTTGATGATGTAATGCAAATCAGCTTCATGAATGAAAGTCACTGGACGGACGGCAGCCTTTCCTCCCAGAAACAAATTATACTGAAAGGACCTTTGAATATTCCTGATGTCACCGGCGGTGCCGATAAGGGCTGGCTAAAAAAGTGGAAGAAAACTGAGAAAGATTTTAAAACTTTTAGGGAAGAACAGTTACATCCTTCTGCTCCAATTACCGACGGGTACGTGTTTTCTAAGATTATGAACAGCATTCCCAAAAAAACATTTACGATGCTTTCAAACTCTTTCCCGGTTCGGGATATGTCTCTTTTCGGGGAATTTGATGGCAAAGAAATATATGTTAACCGGGGTGCAGCTGGGATTGATGGAATTACATCAACAGCAATAGGTCTCAGTGTTTCATCAGACAAAGCGGGAGTGCTCTTTGTAGGTGATATTGCCTTTTTGCATGACTCTAATGCCCTTTTGATGGCGAAAGAAGTTAACCACCCACTGGTAATTATTGTGCTGAATAACGGCGGTGGTACTATTTTCAGGATGCTTCCGGTGCACCAGATCAAGGATAAATACACTACCTATTTTGAAACCCCTCAACGAGTTAAAGTTGCTGCTCTTTGCCGCGCCCACAGTATCGACCATACTTTAGTTTCAAGACCGGAGCAAATTATTGCTACCTTTGAGAAACTCATACAGAAAAATGGAGTTCACGTTATGGAATGCATGACCGGTGCTGATGAATCGATGCAAGAACGACACTCTCTTTGGAACTTTAAGATGAACAGCGACTAA
- the menH gene encoding 2-succinyl-6-hydroxy-2,4-cyclohexadiene-1-carboxylate synthase, which yields MDIRVRGISYHVEIHQNNKALPSLVLLHGFMGSGNQFEHLIPELVAFCNPITIDLLGHGQTEGAELHYRFSTKEQIADLAKLIGEQLKIPLFLYGYSMGARLSLQLALFRPDLIKGLILESGTFGIEGETERQARQALDARRSDAIMGNFEGFLKEWAEMPLFSTSSADEGLLNQVKEVQQKQDPFWLANSLQGFGTGTMPCVRNRLGEMPMPVQLLVGEKDSKFLHINQQMKKEIRNSELAVVKEAGHRVHLDQPENLVEHLKSFIQKNTTP from the coding sequence ATGGACATTCGCGTTCGGGGAATATCATATCACGTTGAAATTCACCAGAACAATAAAGCTTTGCCTTCTTTAGTTTTGTTGCACGGTTTCATGGGGAGCGGAAACCAATTTGAACACCTTATTCCCGAACTAGTAGCTTTCTGCAACCCCATAACAATAGATTTATTGGGACATGGGCAAACTGAAGGAGCAGAACTCCATTACCGCTTTTCTACCAAAGAACAAATCGCCGATCTCGCTAAGTTGATTGGAGAACAACTCAAAATTCCTCTATTCCTATACGGGTATAGCATGGGAGCAAGACTGTCTTTACAACTCGCTCTATTCCGACCCGATTTAATTAAAGGTTTGATTCTTGAAAGCGGCACTTTTGGTATTGAAGGAGAAACTGAGCGCCAAGCCCGTCAAGCACTTGATGCCCGACGTTCTGATGCCATCATGGGTAACTTTGAAGGATTTCTAAAAGAATGGGCAGAAATGCCTTTGTTTTCTACTTCTTCTGCAGATGAAGGTTTATTGAATCAGGTCAAGGAAGTTCAGCAAAAACAGGATCCTTTTTGGCTGGCCAACAGTCTACAAGGATTTGGAACAGGAACCATGCCTTGTGTTCGAAACCGGTTGGGTGAAATGCCTATGCCTGTTCAGCTTTTGGTTGGAGAGAAAGATTCCAAGTTTCTTCACATTAACCAGCAGATGAAAAAGGAAATCAGAAATTCAGAATTAGCGGTTGTGAAAGAAGCCGGTCACCGCGTACATTTGGATCAGCCTGAAAACCTGGTTGAACACCTCAAATCATTCATACAAAAAAATACTACACCATGA